A stretch of DNA from Maridesulfovibrio sp.:
CGGTCTTTATGCCGCGCTGGGATTGAACACTTATTTCAGCGGCTCCGAAGCGGCGGACATAGAGATAAGCAGCAAGGTCAACGGTGATGTCAATTTCATCAACGCCGGGCATGTGAACGGTGCGGGTGAAGCCAATTCCGGTGACAACACCAGCGCGCTCAGCATCAAGGAAATGGGGCAGAAGGATATCAACATCACTACCGCCTTTGACGGGACTACCAGCCAGACTCTGGTTGAGTACTACGATTCGACAGTGGCCGTGGTCGGGGCGGATACCGGCACAGCCAAGTTCAACTTCAATTTTCAGCAGACCCTCGCCTCGGACCTTAATGAAAAGCAGCAGGAAGTGTCCGGCGTGAATATCGATGAGGAAATGAGCAATCTGATCAAGTATCAGCATTCCTACACTGCGGCGGCAAAGCTCATTACCACCGCGGACCAGATGCTTCAGACGCTGCTTTCACTGAAGAACTAGGGTCGTTTTTGATGGAACAGGCAAAGGGAGAACGGTTATGAGAGTATCACAGCAAATGCTTTTCAATACCTACGTGTCGAACATGAACAGGTCGCTTACCGATCTGGTGGACACCAATATCAAGGCGCAGACCCAGAAAAAGGTCAACCGTCCTTCTGATAACCCGGTAGGTATGGCTCGTATTCTTGATCATCGTGAAACTCTTGCCACGGTAAAGCAGTTTCGTGACAACGTTGATACTGCCAAGGGGTGGTTGAGCCTTTCCGATTCGACCCTGCTGCAGGTTTCCACCATTGTTACCCGTGCCAAGGAACTGGCCGAGCAGGCCGCATCCGGTACAATCAGTGAAGATAACAGGGAACAGATCAGTTACGAAGCCCGTCAGCTTTTCCAGCAGCTGGTTTCTCTTTCAAATACGGAATACGAAGGAAAGAGCATCTACGCCGGACATAAGGTCGACAAGAATGCTTTTGAAGAAACTCTCTGGATGACCTCGAATGATTCCAATGTTTCGTCCAGGTCTTTCTCCATAAGCGGTAATGCGGATAAGGCCATCGTCGTGCAGTTTGTAGATTCCGGGACTGTCGGCGGAGTGTCTGATCTGGCTTATCGTTATTCCAAGGACGGTGGAGACACTTTTACTACAAAGACACTCAGTGCCGGAGACAGAACGCTGGATTTCGATGGCGTGACCATGACTCTTGAAAACGGCACGGTTGTGACCGGCAACTCCCCGGATAACACCAACGATGCGTCGGGAACCTGGATGTGGGTGCGCCCAACCGCCAGATACATGGGTGATGACGAGGACGCGGTCAACGTTACCGGCATGAATACTCCTCTCGGAGGCGGGCTGACCAAGGCCGAAGGCGTTTTTACCGAGGATGTGACTGTCCGGATAGATTCGGCCACCACACTGGCCTCGAACATAAGTTATTCCTACAGCCTTGACGGCGGGGTCACCTGGACTTCCGGCAATGTAAAGAGTGCTGACGGCATCGCATCCCACGCGGTTCTCAGTATCCCCGGCGGAACACTGACCATCCATTCCAACGGCGGCAACGCCCTGGCATCCGGTGCCGAGTTTCTGATCCGCCCGGACTCGGCTGCGATTAATCTGCAGATTCAGGAAAACGAGTATGTCCGCATAAACGACGTGGGCAAGGATATTTTCGGCGGTGTATACCGGGCACCGGGTGATTCGGCCGCCAGTCCGGTTTTCAGCAGCAACAGCATGCTGACCGGCAGCAACGCGTCATCCACAAACAACCTGTTTGAAACAATGGGTAATCTGGTCGCGTTTCTGGAGACCAACAACCAGACCGGTGTGCAGCAGGCCCTTGCAAGTCTGCAGCTTTCGCAGCAGCATCTGCTGACCCGTGCGGCCGATGTCGGCGGAAGGGAAAACAGGCTTTCAGTGGCGGATAACGTGCTTTCAAGCCTTGAGTTGAACGAGAAGGAGCGTATCTCCCACATAGAGGATGTTGATGTGGGCGAACTCATGACCCAGCTCTCGCAGCAGCAGATCGTCTACGAGGCGGTCCTCAAGAGTTCATCAATGATAATGAAGATGAACCTGCTCAATTATGTATAAAAATTTAGAATAAAGTTGACAGCTTGTGCTTGCCCGCAGAAGGTTCATGGGCTAAGACATTCTCAGTGCTGAAAATATTCTCCACAGTGGCGGATGTTTTCAAGTAAAGCGAAACGATCCAACAGGACTACCACAATCTAAAATATGCTTATTCTGACCCGGAGACCGGGGGAAGCTCTATACCTGGATGATAACATAAAGATCACGGTGCTCAGTGTTCAGGGGCGGCAAGTGAAGCTTGGCCTTGAAATACCCGCCGAGACTACCGTTTACAGGGAAGAGGTTTACCTCAAGATCAAAGAACAGAACCGTTTGGCGCTTGAAAACAGACAGCAGGATCTTCTTGCTGCGACCGAGTTATGGCAAAAGAAAGAACACAAATAATCAGAACCCGGATCGGGGAAAGAGAAATCACCGAAGACGGTATCATCTACTTCTCCCGCGGGCTTATCGGCTTTGATGAAAAAAGGGATTTCGCTCTGATTCAGCTCAGTGAAAACTCTCCCTTCCTGTTGCTGCAGAGCCTTGAAGATCCCGGACTTGGATTGCTGGTCGCAGACCCGTACAGCTTCATGGATGACTATGAAGTCAGGCTGAGCGAGGCGGAAAAGAGAATTCTGCAGGTCGAAAACGCCGCACAGGTAGCAGTGCTGGTTACGGTTACCATTCCTCAGGGAAGACCGGAGGAGACCACCCTCAACCTCGGCGGACCCATTGTGATCAATTCCGAGGCCAAGCGCGGCATGCAGGTTCCGCAGATAGATTCCAAATATCCGGCACACTTCCGCCCGGCCAACGATGAATCATAAGATAGACCGCTGCCGGGTGTGCAGTGTTTTAAAATCTTTTATGTAAAGCAAATGTTTTCCGGTGGAGCCGCAAGGTTTCACCGGTTTACTTTTTAACTCAGAAAGTCCACTTCCTCGCGTACGAGATTCAAGGCCGTCTTGCGGATGTCCGGCTTGTATGTGCCTGCCCGTACCTGGTCTCGCAGTTCCCTGACCTTTTCTTCCCTTGTATCCGGGCTTTCCGTGGCGGTCTGCCGTGCGGCGCCGAGAAGCTTGGCCTGTGCGGAAACATTGACCACGTCGCGCGAGGGGGCCGCTGACTGGCTCTGTGACTGAGCCTTTCCCGCAGCACTCTTGGCAACATTTTCAGAATACGCCTTGAGGGGGGTGGTGTTATACTGGTTAATCTTCATGATCCCCTCCGGGGTTCCAAGTTGACGATTACAGGAGTTATACGTTGTGTGGTCAATACCTGCCGTCGGAATTGATATCCAGCGGTTAAAGCATTGTCCGGTCTACCTTGTCCAATGTAATTTCCCATAGCCTGTTCATGACCTGAGCCTTATCCTCCCGGGGAAGGTCAATGACTCCCTCGGGGGTTTCCTTCAGAATCTGAACATCGCTTCCGTCGAGCGGATACTCGAACAGATAGCGTGCACCGAAATCCAACTCCAGCTGTTCTAATATATCGGACACTACCGGATTTTCATTACCCGAGACGATGAGGTTTTCAATAATTTCCCGGGAAATTTTTTCCACCAGCTCACGACGCCTTGCTTCACGCGAAATAGTGACCGTGTCCATAGACTCCGACCTTTTCAGGGCGCGCCTGAATCGGGCCAGTCTCTTGGCACTTGTCAGCTGCTTGCCGTAGGTTCGCAGCATATTTCTTAGTTCAGCCGGTGTGTGAGTCACTGCTCGTATTCCTCCTTATGTATCATATCGGCAGGAGCCCATATAAGCTTTAGGGGTAAAAAATAAAAAATGATGAAAAAAAGGATATTCTTTACAACGAGTTGATGTTTAGCAGATAAAACATGGTGTTGAAATCGATAAAAGATGTATACCATCCTTAAAAAATCTTCATTGATTTTTTGGTGACTCAAACGGTTGAATCTTGGGCCCCTTTCTAATAGGAGAGTATTCTATGTCTGAGAGTCAAGGTTCTGTTCTTATAGTAACAAAGTCGGGTGGCAGTGATGCTACCAGACTTGGTGAGGATATCGCCCGCTGGCTAAGCCTGCGTGGTGTCGGCTCCGTTGTTGTCGAACACCCCCTTCCGCCTGCACGAATTGACGTTTCCAGGTTCCGGGAGAACTGTATGCTGGTTCTGGTGCTCGGCGGAGATGGCACGTTCATCAGCGTGGCCGGGGATGTCGTGGACTGGCAGGTGCCGGTACTAGGTATCAACCACGGCAGGGTCGGTTTTCTGGCGGAGGTCCTGCCCGAAGACTGGGAAACCGCGCTGGAACGCTTTTTCAGCAGTGATCTGGACATATCCATGCGCACTGTCTTTGATTATGAAGTGCAAAGAGGTAACGGAATTGTGGCCCGTGGAGTGGCCATCAATGATCTGGTTATCTCCAGAGGCATGGTCGCCCGCATAATAGCCATGGATATAGGGCAGAAAGGTCAGTGGATAAAAAATCTGCGCGCGGACGGGCTCATCATATCCACCTCCACAGGATCGACAGCATATAATGTTTCAGCAGGCGGACCACTTGTCCATCCCGAGCTTTCGGTCATGTGCGTGACCCCGGTCTGTCCTTTTCTGAATGGTATAAGACCTATGGTCCTTCCTGCGGAAAAACCGCTGGTGATCGATATTGTAGAAGCTTCCGGGGATGTCTATCTTACCGAGGACGGACGCGTGCCTTATCCTCTTAACAGCGGATACCGGGTGACGGTCACGAAGCACAGAAATGAACTCATGCTCGCCAGAATTTACAGCAACACCTTTTTTCAGAAACTCAGAAGCAAGGGCTTTCTCACGGAGTAAGTGTAAGTGAGTGTATTACCGGATTTTACGTCAATCAACGATCTCAGGTACGGAGAAGATCCTGTAGGAGATGCATGGCTTCTCCATTTCATGACCGCAAACAATCTCGAAAGTTTTATTGATCCGGTTAAAAACGCTTCTCCGGAACAGCTGCGTTTTATGGTCGCCCTGGATGACGATCAGGTGTTTGCGCCCTGTTCGGACTGGCAGTTCAGGAGACTGGTTACGCCCGGCCTTGAGGACGATCTGCTCAATGTCTACCTCTTTGCCTGGAGGGAACTGGTAAAGCTGGTCAGAAATCATGTCCCCGACCGTTATCAGCGCAGGCTTATACTCAACCTGTGCAGGCATAAATTCAAGCAGGCCATAGACTCCTCAATCATGATTCCCTGGAGGCTGCTCAAGGGAATGATTACTATTTTTCTGAGCCGTTCCGGACTTGATGATCCATACATCGGCCGCAAGAAGGAGCTTTTCCGGCGGGGCATGGAATTTGTCGAAAGTGAATTTTTCCGGCGGGCCATCGAATCGTGCCCGTACCCTGTTCCGAACTGTGAATGTCTTGCCGATATGCGTTTTGAGCTGGATATGGTTGAACTTGAACGGCTGTTCCGGCTTGCTACATTGCCTGATCAGTGGAGCAGGGAACTGCTGGCCTGCAATTACAGCCGGTATTCGCAGCTGTATTCACAGGATGTGGTTGATTTCGAACCTGTGCGCAATATTTTTCACGCCAACGGTACCGGGCTGAAAATATTGTACCTGCCGGACGAAACCGGCGGACTGGCGGTCGACCTGCTCATAATAAAATCCCTTCTGCGTCAGGGGCACAGCGTCATACTCTCCCTGCGTGAGGGGTTCTGCTTTGACGACCCTACATTCTGGGACCGGGAAAATGATTCCGTCCTTGCCGATGCGCTCAAGGGCGCACTGATGATTTCCGAGAACCGCATGTCCAAGAACGACCTGCTTTCCAGTCTGAGGCAGAATCCGTTTGTGGTTATTTCCGATGGCACCAGAGAGAGGTTAAATCTTATCCGCTGCAGCGTAACCTTTGCCCGTGCCTGGAAGGAATCTGATCTGGTACTGGCCAAGGGATGGGGCAACAGGCGCAGGCTCATCGGGAATTCTCATCAGTTCACGCGCGATGTGATCTGCGTTTACCGTTCTCTGGAAGGGGAGTTCCGGCTTGAGTTCAAGGCCAAATCCTCTAATTCATATAAATTCACAGAGGCCGACATCCTTGCAAAGGCGGATGAAATTATCGGTGAAATGCAGCAGGCCCGTGCTCAGCGTAAGGCGGTTATGTTCTATAGCGCCATTGTGGGCAGCATTCCTGGTCAGGTAAAGACCGCAACCCGCGTACTGAATACCTTTGTCGGCTATCTGCGGGACCGTCTGGCCGATACCTATATAATAAACCCGGCGGAGTATTTTGAAGAAGGCATGGACGCTGACGATCTCATGTTCATGTGGGAGAAGGTTCAGCGCAGCGGATTTATTTCGGTCTGGCGTTTTCAGACCTACGCCGATATTGAAAAGAGTTTCGAGTTGATGGGCGAAAGAGTCCCTCCTGTCTGGGCGGGCAAGGATGCAACATATTCCACCGGCTGCACCAAGGAAATGCATATCGCCCAGGACGTGCAGCGCAGGCATCGAGAATTGCAGATTATCGGTCCCAGCTCGGATAAATTCCTCAGAAGGCGTGAATACGGAGTCGGGCGGTTCAGTGACGTTGTCATAGAGCCGTAAAGCCGGAAGGTGCTTGGGTGCGGAGGAGATTCCGTACGGGGTACGACTTCTTTATATGGCTGAACGTGCCGAATTATCGAGTTTTCCACGTGTTTAATGAGTAAGCCGAATCGAGGCGATAATTATATTTATGAGAATTGATTTTTCACTATACAGACTGCTGATTCTGGCGCTGCTCGCTCTTTTCCTGTTCTGCGGTTGTGCAACAAGGGTGGCTCAGCCTTCAAGGGCAGGTTCAGCCAAGCCACGCACCGGCACCAAAGTCTGGGTCAGCAAGAAGCCTGGTCGAGAATTTGTCGCCGGTCCGGTCCGGTTCGAAAAAATGTCCTCGCAGTCGGCGGAACTGGCTGCACGCAGGCTTTCGGCCCGGACGCAGGATATGGATTCCTGGCGCGACCTTGGGCCTCAGATCAGGAAGTCCATTGAATATGTCCGCCGCAATCCTGCAGGGGGGCTGGCCCTCCAGCGCAGGGAACTCCGGCTGACCTGGGGGCAGTTGCGGAAGTCACTGGAAGATCTGGAAAGGTTACTGCCCCGGCTTGATCGAAATCCGGAGTTGCTTGGGAAATATTTTGTCTGGTATGAATTGCAGTCCGGTGCCGAGATGACCGGTTATTATACTCCGGTTATAGAGGCCAGCCTCAAGCGGGAAGGCCAGTATCAGTATCCTGTCTACCGTGTGCCGCCGGACCTGCGTAAGGCGCGTCCCGGGGAAACCCATCCGTGGTCGGAAAAATTGCGTAAGGCCTACCGGGTTGAACAAGGTCGGATTCTGCCGTACTATTCCCGCCGTGATATCGATATAAACAAGGTGCTGGCCGGGAAAGGCCTTGAAGTGGCATGGCTCAAAGACCCTGTTGATCTTTTTTATATGCATGTTCAGGGAGGCGGAGTGCTGAGGCTGCCGGACGGGCGTCTGCGTACGGCAGTGTTCAGCGGCAGTAATGGACTGGACTTTCACGGGCTGGGCAGTATCCTTTATCGCAAGGGGATTTTGAAAAAAAATCAGCTCTCAAGAGAGAAAATCAAGGATTATCTGCTCAAGCACCCCGGCGAGATGTGGAATCTGATGGCCGAGAACGAGAGTTACATCTTTTTCAAGATCACCAGAGGTCAGCCTCAGGGGGCAATGGGCAAGCCTTTGCACGGCAAGGTCAGTCTTGCCAGCGATCCCCAGTTGTTGCCTTTGGGGTCCATTGTATCCTTTCGCACAGATATCTATCCTTCTAAAGGCCGACCTGCCCGCAGGGTGAACGGGGTAGGGCTTGCTCAGGATACCGGAAAAGCTATTCGCGGAGCCCGGCTTGACTATTACATCGGGACAGGAAACGAATACAAATACGCGGCGCATCATCTTAAGAATCATGTGCCGGTTTACCTGTTGATCAGCCGTTCGGCATTACGCAGGTAACGTTTTTATGCTTTCATGCGGAAATGGGTAAATTAAAGGAAACGTTGACCAAGACCATATTTTGATATGGTTATTGACTTATCTTCGCAAAATTTTTGATTTAAGTGGCTACTTTCAGTGCACCCACTTTAAACTGTTAGGGATTCCAAAGGGGATTATCCATCTCTGCTCTCCATATCCCTAAGACTCGAAGAGGCTTCTCGTCTAAGGTCTAATGGGCCTTTGGCCGCCGGCGGCGAAATCAAATTATTAAAAGCGCGAAGCGCATCAAATGGAAAATTAATCGATGCTTCCCAAAGTTTCGCCGTTCCCGTTCGGGGCGGCAGAGGCATTCTTATAAGGAACGGTATATTATGGTACAATTCGAAACAGTTATAGGACTTGAGGTTCACGCTCAGCTCAAGACAAAGACCAAGATCTTCTGCGGCTGCTCCACCGAATTCGGCAAAGACCCCAACGAGAATGTCTGTGAAGTCTGTTCAGGCATGCCGGGAGTTCTTCCTGTTCTCAATGAAAAGGTCATGGAATATGCTGCCAAGATGGGGCTGGCTACCAATTGCACCATCAACCGGAAATCCATATTCGCCCGCAAGAACTATTTTTATCCTGATCTGCCCAAAGGATACCAGATTTCCCAGTTCGACCTGCCCATCTGCGAGCACGGACATCTTGATATTTCCTATGAAGATGATGGCGGAAATGTCCTGAACAAACGGATCGGCATAACCCGTATCCACATGGAAGAGGACGCCGGCAAGAACATTCATTCCGCTGCCGAAAACGCCAGCTTCGTAGACCTCAACCGTACCGGCGTTCCCCTGATCGAGATCGTCAGCGAGCCGGATATGCGCAGTGCCGACGAAGCCGTGGCCTATCTCAAGGGATTGCGTTCCATTCTTCTTTATCTGGGTATATGCGACGGCAACCTTGAAGAAGGTTCCTTCCGTTGCGACGCTAACATTTCAGTACGCCCGGTTGGTCAGGAAGAATTCGGCACCCGTGCGGAACTCAAGAACATCAATTCGTTCCGTAACATACACAAGGCCATCCGTTATGAGGTGGCCCGCCAGATAGACCTAATTGAAGACGGTGAGAAGGTGATTCAGGAAACCCGTCTTTTCGATGCCGACAAGGGTACGACCCATTCCATGCGCGGCAAGGAAGAGGCCCACGATTACCGTTATTATCCCGATCCGGACCTTGTTCCGCTGGTCATTGAAGAGGATTGGCTTGCTCAGTGGGAAGCTTCCCTGCCGGAACTTCCGGCCGGACGCATGGCCCGGTTCATTGAAGAAATGGGACTTTCTTCCGATGATGCCGATCTGATCAGTTCCGAAAAGGATGTTGCCGATTATTTCGAGGCAGTGCTCGAATTTCACAACGACCCTAAGAAGGTGGTCAACTGGATCAAGGGCGATTTCCTGCGCGAACTCAACCAGTCCGGAAAGGGCGCTGCTGATTGCGTCTTCAAGCCGGAGATGATGGCCAAGCTGATTAAGCTTGTTGATAAGGATGTGATCAGCATCAAGATCGGCAAGGATATCTTCGGTGACATCTTTGCAAACGGCCTTGACCCTGAAAAGTACGTCAAGGATAAGGGACTGGTCCAGATTTCCGATTCTTCATCCCTTGAAGCCGTGGTGGACAAGGTTCTGGCCGACAACCCGGATGAGGTTGAGGCATTCAAGGGCGGTAAGAAGAAGCTGATGAGCTTCTTCATGGGCCAGATCAT
This window harbors:
- the csrA gene encoding carbon storage regulator CsrA; translation: MLILTRRPGEALYLDDNIKITVLSVQGRQVKLGLEIPAETTVYREEVYLKIKEQNRLALENRQQDLLAATELWQKKEHK
- a CDS encoding DVU0524 family FlgM-associated protein, with translation MTHTPAELRNMLRTYGKQLTSAKRLARFRRALKRSESMDTVTISREARRRELVEKISREIIENLIVSGNENPVVSDILEQLELDFGARYLFEYPLDGSDVQILKETPEGVIDLPREDKAQVMNRLWEITLDKVDRTML
- the gatB gene encoding Asp-tRNA(Asn)/Glu-tRNA(Gln) amidotransferase subunit GatB is translated as MVQFETVIGLEVHAQLKTKTKIFCGCSTEFGKDPNENVCEVCSGMPGVLPVLNEKVMEYAAKMGLATNCTINRKSIFARKNYFYPDLPKGYQISQFDLPICEHGHLDISYEDDGGNVLNKRIGITRIHMEEDAGKNIHSAAENASFVDLNRTGVPLIEIVSEPDMRSADEAVAYLKGLRSILLYLGICDGNLEEGSFRCDANISVRPVGQEEFGTRAELKNINSFRNIHKAIRYEVARQIDLIEDGEKVIQETRLFDADKGTTHSMRGKEEAHDYRYYPDPDLVPLVIEEDWLAQWEASLPELPAGRMARFIEEMGLSSDDADLISSEKDVADYFEAVLEFHNDPKKVVNWIKGDFLRELNQSGKGAADCVFKPEMMAKLIKLVDKDVISIKIGKDIFGDIFANGLDPEKYVKDKGLVQISDSSSLEAVVDKVLADNPDEVEAFKGGKKKLMSFFMGQIMRETKGKANPGMVSKMIAEKLS
- the fliW gene encoding flagellar assembly protein FliW, which encodes MAKERTQIIRTRIGEREITEDGIIYFSRGLIGFDEKRDFALIQLSENSPFLLLQSLEDPGLGLLVADPYSFMDDYEVRLSEAEKRILQVENAAQVAVLVTVTIPQGRPEETTLNLGGPIVINSEAKRGMQVPQIDSKYPAHFRPANDES
- a CDS encoding NAD(+)/NADH kinase, translating into MSESQGSVLIVTKSGGSDATRLGEDIARWLSLRGVGSVVVEHPLPPARIDVSRFRENCMLVLVLGGDGTFISVAGDVVDWQVPVLGINHGRVGFLAEVLPEDWETALERFFSSDLDISMRTVFDYEVQRGNGIVARGVAINDLVISRGMVARIIAMDIGQKGQWIKNLRADGLIISTSTGSTAYNVSAGGPLVHPELSVMCVTPVCPFLNGIRPMVLPAEKPLVIDIVEASGDVYLTEDGRVPYPLNSGYRVTVTKHRNELMLARIYSNTFFQKLRSKGFLTE
- the flgM gene encoding flagellar biosynthesis anti-sigma factor FlgM; this translates as MKINQYNTTPLKAYSENVAKSAAGKAQSQSQSAAPSRDVVNVSAQAKLLGAARQTATESPDTREEKVRELRDQVRAGTYKPDIRKTALNLVREEVDFLS
- a CDS encoding MltA domain-containing protein, producing MRIDFSLYRLLILALLALFLFCGCATRVAQPSRAGSAKPRTGTKVWVSKKPGREFVAGPVRFEKMSSQSAELAARRLSARTQDMDSWRDLGPQIRKSIEYVRRNPAGGLALQRRELRLTWGQLRKSLEDLERLLPRLDRNPELLGKYFVWYELQSGAEMTGYYTPVIEASLKREGQYQYPVYRVPPDLRKARPGETHPWSEKLRKAYRVEQGRILPYYSRRDIDINKVLAGKGLEVAWLKDPVDLFYMHVQGGGVLRLPDGRLRTAVFSGSNGLDFHGLGSILYRKGILKKNQLSREKIKDYLLKHPGEMWNLMAENESYIFFKITRGQPQGAMGKPLHGKVSLASDPQLLPLGSIVSFRTDIYPSKGRPARRVNGVGLAQDTGKAIRGARLDYYIGTGNEYKYAAHHLKNHVPVYLLISRSALRR
- the flgL gene encoding flagellar hook-associated protein FlgL; the protein is MRVSQQMLFNTYVSNMNRSLTDLVDTNIKAQTQKKVNRPSDNPVGMARILDHRETLATVKQFRDNVDTAKGWLSLSDSTLLQVSTIVTRAKELAEQAASGTISEDNREQISYEARQLFQQLVSLSNTEYEGKSIYAGHKVDKNAFEETLWMTSNDSNVSSRSFSISGNADKAIVVQFVDSGTVGGVSDLAYRYSKDGGDTFTTKTLSAGDRTLDFDGVTMTLENGTVVTGNSPDNTNDASGTWMWVRPTARYMGDDEDAVNVTGMNTPLGGGLTKAEGVFTEDVTVRIDSATTLASNISYSYSLDGGVTWTSGNVKSADGIASHAVLSIPGGTLTIHSNGGNALASGAEFLIRPDSAAINLQIQENEYVRINDVGKDIFGGVYRAPGDSAASPVFSSNSMLTGSNASSTNNLFETMGNLVAFLETNNQTGVQQALASLQLSQQHLLTRAADVGGRENRLSVADNVLSSLELNEKERISHIEDVDVGELMTQLSQQQIVYEAVLKSSSMIMKMNLLNYV
- a CDS encoding ARMT1-like domain-containing protein codes for the protein MSVLPDFTSINDLRYGEDPVGDAWLLHFMTANNLESFIDPVKNASPEQLRFMVALDDDQVFAPCSDWQFRRLVTPGLEDDLLNVYLFAWRELVKLVRNHVPDRYQRRLILNLCRHKFKQAIDSSIMIPWRLLKGMITIFLSRSGLDDPYIGRKKELFRRGMEFVESEFFRRAIESCPYPVPNCECLADMRFELDMVELERLFRLATLPDQWSRELLACNYSRYSQLYSQDVVDFEPVRNIFHANGTGLKILYLPDETGGLAVDLLIIKSLLRQGHSVILSLREGFCFDDPTFWDRENDSVLADALKGALMISENRMSKNDLLSSLRQNPFVVISDGTRERLNLIRCSVTFARAWKESDLVLAKGWGNRRRLIGNSHQFTRDVICVYRSLEGEFRLEFKAKSSNSYKFTEADILAKADEIIGEMQQARAQRKAVMFYSAIVGSIPGQVKTATRVLNTFVGYLRDRLADTYIINPAEYFEEGMDADDLMFMWEKVQRSGFISVWRFQTYADIEKSFELMGERVPPVWAGKDATYSTGCTKEMHIAQDVQRRHRELQIIGPSSDKFLRRREYGVGRFSDVVIEP